TTCAATCAAATTTGCCTGCAATGTTGGGCATGATATTTCTGGAGCTGACTTGATGAGATGCCGAACAGACGGCAAATGGAGTCCTTCTGCGCCCCCTACATGCATCCCTAAGGATTGTGGGGAATTTGGGTCTATACAGTATGCAGATACATTTCAAGATACTACAGAAATCGAAAGGAACCATTACGGCAGTGTCACAGAGGTTACGTGTCGAAATGGAAGAGTTCTAAACGGACCGCCTCGTATCAGATGTGAAGCTGATGGCCAATGGAGTGATCGGCCAACGTGTGAATTCTTGGATTGTCCCCAATATCCAAATACAAACGCGTCGTGTGTAAAGCATTCTGTACTGTCTGGCGAGTTTTATTTCCTCATTTGTAAGGAAGAGATATCTACCAAGACTGGTCCTTCTGCTGCAGAATGTATATCAGGTGCTTGGGATTCCCTTGAAATGGCTTGCTTTTGTGACTGTGTCATTCCTAATTATGACACCAATGTAATAATAACTAATCTTAACAGCTTTGATAACTTGCCGCACGACACAACACTTGAATGGACTTGTACAGGTGGAAGTTCCAAATCTTCAGTTGAACGCATTATTTGTATAGATGGAATACTCAAAGCAGAAAAAGATGGAAAAGAAATTACGGCTGCAAATTATTCTAATCCCTCTGATATAAATCGTAGTCTTATGCATGAACTATGCATTTTACAAACAACAGTAACTTCTTCCAATGTTACAACATCCAAACCAAGTTCAATTCCGTCAACACCCTCAGAAACACCATCATCAGACGTTTTAACTGCCAATTTTTCTTCAGTTGCAACATCCATGCCATTACCAGTGTCATCCATATCTTTAAGTATGGGTTTATCGCCAAGTATATCAATTGTATCAACCTCAGTCCTATCCAAAGTTACAGTTCCCACACCAACTACAATATCGTCCATATCTTCAAGAACGAATTCAGTAACAAACGCATCATCAATAAACTCAGGAACAAAAGTTCAGGATATCTCTCCAACAAAAGTCTTATCTGTGACTACATCACCCATATTAACTTCAGTTTCACCGATCTCTTTAAGAATGGATTCATCGTCAGAAGATTCAGCTCTATTGTCTTCAAACTTAGAAAGAGAAATAGGAGAAACCATTCCAACAAATGTCTTATACCCGACTGGAATACCAATACCAATTTCAGTATCGTCTATATCTTCATCTTTGGACATACCAATTGTATCAGTTACAAAATCTCAGGAAACTATACAAGCCGCAGTCCTATCATTGACGAGAACATCGATACCAACTTCAGTATCATCCATATCTTCAAGAATGAATTCAGTAACAAACGCACAATCTATAAACTCAGAAACAAAAATTAAGGATATTTTTCCAACAAAAGTCTTATCCGTGACTACATCACCCATACTAACTTCATGTGCACCAATCTCGTCAAGAATGGTTTCATGGTCAGACGATTCAGCTGATTTGTCTTCAGACTTAGAAAGAAAACGTGAGGAGACCATGCCAACAAAACTCTTATCACAGACTGGAATGCCAGTACCAATTTCAGTATCGTCTATATCTTCAATGGTGGATTCATCTTTGGACATATCACCTGTATCAGTTACAAATTCAGTTACAAAATGTCAGGAAACCTTACCATCCACAGTCCTACCATTGACTAGATTACCCATACCATCTTCAGTATCGTCTGCATCTTCAAGAATGAATTCATCATCATCAGACATTTCAACTTCATCATCTGTAAGCACAACAATAAATGTTCAAGCTACATTACAAACACAAGTGTTACCAAAGACAACGCTATCAATAACAACGTCAATGTCACCCACGCCTTCAAGAATGGATTCATCGTCCGACTATTCACCTGTATCAACTACAAACTCAGTATCAGAAATAAAGGGTACCTTGCCAACAATAGTCCCATCCTCGACCCAAATACCCATACGGATTTCAGTATCGTATATATTTCCAATAATGGAGTCATCTTTAGACATATCAGCTGCATCAGTATTAGAATCAGTGACAGAAAGTCAGGATTCCAAGCAAACAAAAGATTTAACCTTGACTAGATCATCCATACCAATCTCCTCAATATCGTTCACATCTTCATTAATTGAATCATCATCAGAATTTTcaactttatcattttcaaaTGTATTAATAAAAGACCAGAGTGCAATATTTATACCAGCAACGGTATCGTCCACATCCTCAAGAATGGATTCATCGTCAGATTTATCTTCTGCACCAAGTGCAAACATGGTAACAAAAAGCAATATCCTATCAAGTGATAAGTCTTCTACAATGACAATTGAAACAAAGAATATTGAAATAAGTTCAGGGGCTGTTGGTCTGAATACTTATTTGTtggtttatattttctttctctgTTATATGTTACAACAGTTTACTTAAATCCAACAATGAAGACCAAATAAATCACTAGTCCTCGAGCATTCATGATTTTACAGTTTGTGTTTAAACAACAGATAAGATCTTTTGAAGGCATTTCTTATTTCGAGTTAATGTTTTACAGCGTTTGTCTTTTAACATATATTTACCTTACAAAAACAATGAATCAAATTCATACGAtgttcaaagtattaagtaacTTTCGATATCCAGAATTATAGGCGCAGAGAGAAAACTTCCTGCTCACAGTCCTCGAGACGAGTTCAGAGACAAGTGGACGTGAAGTGAAATAATACTTAGTTCAAGCGAGTGATGCCAAAATGACGAAAATAACACATTGGTAAAACTCGTGGCGTcgtaaaattttcatttctacaaTTTTGCCAAGTTACTTGCATTTTCGCAAGTTTGAGTGAAATTTCAGTCATTCAGAATGAaagaattatttctttttctaagaGCTTCTGCATTTTCCTGCAATTTTATTTGGGGCAAATGGTCGAATGGGCAACTGTCAGAGGAGATTAAGCGTATGAAAGTAAAGTTTGTTATTGCGCTATTTTATAACTATGCCAGACTAAACAGAATAAATCGATTAATTATGTAGAATAAAACATACATATTGCTGCAGTGTTTCCTTATTAATATATACCAGCATCTTACCAGTATTCTTCGGTTTACTGGTCATTTCATTGGACGTTTTTCATACGTTTTCGCGATATCAGATATTAACATTCTTTCTGTAATTGtgaagaaagaaagaagaaacagaatatactggtcatgatctgcactgctcgccATTCGGTCAGTaacattttggtatgcaccccttttgacaatcaatggaactgtccaaattgacagatgaacaagtttattatagaaatatagcagtgtAAGGGACTAGACTTCAACATTTGCAAAATAATATCCATAGGTTGTTCGCTTGTTCTTTGGGATTTTGTTACGCACTTTGTCACAAAAGCAAAATCCACGGAAATTATTCCCCAAACGAATAATTATGGTTTCTAAGTACCGATTTCATATATATCTTGTGTGTCCTTCCGTGTATTATAACCTGTTATAAATGCAATCTACGCTCAATTCTTACTAAACCTAAAAACAGAAtcgtttgtatatttttaaaagattacaTCTCATATGTAAAATCGTGGTAACAATACGATTATGTAGAGATAAAACATCTTTTCATACAGCAGAGGTTACCGAatagtatatatttcatatttccatGTTAATTTGGAGAGAAGGCAAAATCTACTGTCTTGAAACAGTTTTGGGATACACATGCCGTAAACAGTTACAGTTACCTTCAGTCACAAATATCTTAATCCTGTATGTTGAAGAACACACTGCTCTAGGCTACGATATAAGTTTTTACGTAATTtaaatattgataatatatatcTTCATAAATAGATATGCGTATGGAACCATGAAGTgctaaaatgcatttatattattaaatgtgtgtgtgtgcgcgtacgtgcgtgcgtgcgtgcgcgagtgtgtgcgtgcgtgcgtgtgcgtgtgcgtgtgagTATGCGTGTGCATGTGGTAGTGCGGACAGTGGGAGGAGAGATTGTAATCACTTTCAATCATGCTTTACTTTCCTATATTAAACCTaggaaataaaacacaataaatatTACAGTTAGAAACGCTACTTGTCTGAGAAATTCAAAAAGAGTTTGTCAGCGTTCGTAGAATACAAATATACCCACCAAGAGTGTTTACAAAGTGAAAATGATAAGAATGAATCATTTTTAGTCCCACATATGTCCCGCATAGGTTACTTTTTCATGACAGGGATACCAATGTCTACATTTCATAACGTCACATCCGGCATCAACTCTCGTCGTTGCCAAccatttttggggtgtttttgTCATGGTACAGTTTGTAACGCCAGATATTATTTATTGGTCGAGAgagctaagacgctttcctacggaggtaaAGGCCCCGTGTTCAATTCCTATACCTACGCCTACTGCGTAGTGTCCTTGAGCAAGGTACTTTATTGTGAATTCCTCAGTCGACcaagctgtaaatgggtaccggCAACTTGCTGGGTGTAAGGTATgattggttttaactgttttttaAATAGTGTCACTCTAAAgttctacagagcttatgttcttgaaaattgtttcacaaagcgacagtagataaaatttacctttacctttttacctTTAGTGCTAGAcgaattatatcaaaataatgtcATTAGGCAATATCTAACTGTAGTTTTTATAGGCTTAAAGGAAAAGAGCAACTCAGAGGCGTTGGTGTAGTAACAACAAATCATTCCATAGAATCTCCTTTTTTCACCAACAGTAAATATATGTAACGTTTGGAATTTAGTTTGTGACCCGTAGGTACACAGTATTTTGTCATCATAGGTGTCGGTAACTCCCCATCAATGCACACCATTTGAGAGTGATTGCTTAGATAAATTACATCCGACCTTCAAAATGGTGCTCAAGTCAGTGCAACACAGTCAGATTGTCAATGGTTATGGTTCAAGTAGCTTGTaacaacatacatgtagtttGGTCAAGAGACTGAATAATGTCGTTCTGAAAGTTCGTTAGGTCAACCTGGTCTTTCATTAGTGCATATTAAATTGACTGAATTCTTCTGTATGTAGACTGCAGTCCCTCAAAGAGTTGATGCAAGCACTTTGTTTTTGTGACTGTGGTTCTAGCCTAGGTTTCTTTAACCTAGATCTTATTTTCACATTCTTAAATATCTTTGATACATTACCTAAATCCATggaatgtatttatatattttgcaattaatggTTAGAGTTCCTCCATGAATTTCTTAAAAAGCCATGTCTGCATCTTCTGTTGCATGAACAGTTTGTTTTTAACATGGCGTTCAATAACATATTGAGTCTAACCGATGTGATCTCAGTGATTTGTCTTGTGTAAGTGTACAGCATTCCGTATGTATTCAGATTTATTGACACAAAAGTCGCTGAAATTCGATTCAGTGCAAGTTCCTTTGCGGATAAGTCAAAGGAAATAGCAAGATTACTACTgcttgtttgtttggggtttaacaccgttctcaacagtatttcagttatataacgacggacagttaacctaaccagtcttcctgtaAAAAACCTGTTCtgtgcaagtaactgccatcttccccacaagagtcagaggtggaggacgaatgatttcagacacaatgtctttttattttatcaaataatcaaggggattaaactcacaaccccgcaatccgtagatctaagctctccctattgagctaagcgggctggctaCATGTCTACTGTCTCCCTACAGATTTTTGACGTCTCGGAAAAGGTCTACGCAGAGTAATAATCAATACGATCTTGATATTACCCATCACTTTATAGTTGATTATTCATTGTGACTTTGAGTGTACGCCGCTTACGTTCAAGCTCGCTTTTTAGAAGTTTGGCCTTAAGAAAGTAGTCTGTGATTAGGTGAAACTTATTGAAATACGACTATTTTAAGCATTTTAAGCTATTTTATCAGTGAACATTATCTgtctaaatacaaaatatacactcactagtttatcaacataaGGCTGTGCATGGCACATGCATATAATTAGAGGGTAGTTTTAAAATAGTCATATGACATGTTGATAGCTTGATAACAAAGACTAGGATAGT
The genomic region above belongs to Mercenaria mercenaria strain notata chromosome 12, MADL_Memer_1, whole genome shotgun sequence and contains:
- the LOC123533679 gene encoding uncharacterized protein LOC123533679 isoform X1 encodes the protein MLHAVYDVLIASMLVVLHIKADCDSPPNIANADNNITGTPPYSENTTVRYDCNLGYNPTGTSRFYTCYGNTWTDGKFRCEQIFCSYVKPPENGYVVNKPTNEVGTSIKFACNVGHDISGADLMRCRTDGKWSPSAPPTCIPKDCGEFGSIQYADTFQDTTEIERNHYGSVTEVTCRNGRVLNGPPRIRCEADGQWSDRPTCEFLDCPQYPNTNASCVKHSVLSGEFYFLICKEEISTKTGPSAAECISGAWDSLEMACFCDCVIPNYDTNVIITNLNSFDNLPHDTTLEWTCTGGSSKSSVERIICIDGILKAEKDGKEITAANYSNPSDINRSLMHELCILQTTVTSSNVTTSKPSSIPSTPSETPSSDVLTANFSSVATSMPLPVSSISLSMGLSPSISIVSTSVLSKVTVPTPTTISSISSRTNSVTNASSINSGTKVQDISPTKVLSVTTSPILTSVSPISLRMDSSSEDSALLSSNLEREIGETIPTNVLYPTGIPIPISVSSISSSLDIPIVSVTKSQETIQAAVLSLTRTSIPTSVSSISSRMNSVTNAQSINSETKIKDIFPTKVLSVTTSPILTSCAPISSRMVSWSDDSADLSSDLERKREETMPTKLLSQTGMPVPISVSSISSMVDSSLDISPVSVTNSVTKCQETLPSTVLPLTRLPIPSSVSSASSRMNSSSSDISTSSSVSTTINVQATLQTQVLPKTTLSITTSMSPTPSRMDSSSDYSPVSTTNSVSEIKGTLPTIVPSSTQIPIRISVSYIFPIMESSLDISAASVLESVTESQDSKQTKDLTLTRSSIPISSISFTSSLIESSSEFSTLSFSNVLIKDQSAIFIPATVSSTSSRMDSSSDLSSAPSANMVTKSNILSSDKSSTMTIETKNIEISSGAVGLNTYLLVYIFFLCYMLQQFT